The Akkermansiaceae bacterium genome has a window encoding:
- a CDS encoding alpha-L-glutamate ligase-like protein, with amino-acid sequence MKRWWHRWLILPSELKRLGLIGLNQRNGTYLLPNNNRKFYRRVDDKLVTKTLAQEMGLAVPELYHVFKTQRGVTDIEETLAGFESFVMKPSRGSGGRGVLVIVGRRGKKFVKASGVVISAKDVERHATEILGGLFSLGGSRDVAMVEACISSHAELSKISYHGAPDVRVIMLHGYPVMAMLRVATRQSDGRANLHQGAIGIGIDLASGRTIHAIHHSSPITVHPDLDTDLIGLTIPGWSQVLEMATKGYEMTGLGYLGADLIVDATRGPVVIELNARPGLAIQLANATGLRHRFEKVKAHAMTHPGEDWKTRLEFSTQAFGKKIALP; translated from the coding sequence ATGAAAAGGTGGTGGCACAGGTGGCTGATCCTTCCAAGCGAGCTGAAGCGTTTGGGTTTGATCGGTTTGAATCAACGCAACGGGACGTATCTGTTGCCTAACAATAATCGTAAATTCTACCGGAGGGTGGATGATAAACTGGTCACCAAAACGCTGGCCCAGGAAATGGGGCTTGCCGTTCCGGAACTCTATCATGTGTTCAAAACCCAGCGGGGAGTGACCGATATTGAAGAAACCCTGGCGGGCTTTGAGAGCTTTGTGATGAAGCCGTCGCGCGGCAGTGGTGGCCGTGGTGTGCTGGTCATCGTGGGCCGGCGAGGTAAGAAATTTGTCAAAGCCAGCGGAGTGGTCATCAGTGCGAAAGACGTCGAGCGCCACGCCACGGAAATCCTCGGAGGCCTGTTCAGTCTCGGTGGCAGCCGCGATGTCGCCATGGTGGAAGCCTGTATCAGCTCACACGCTGAGCTGTCGAAAATCAGCTATCACGGTGCGCCCGATGTCCGGGTCATCATGCTGCATGGCTATCCGGTCATGGCGATGTTACGCGTCGCTACCCGGCAATCCGATGGCCGCGCCAACCTCCACCAGGGGGCGATCGGTATAGGTATCGACCTTGCCAGCGGTCGCACGATCCACGCCATCCACCACAGTAGTCCGATCACGGTGCATCCTGACCTGGACACTGATTTGATCGGTCTAACGATTCCGGGATGGAGTCAAGTGCTGGAAATGGCGACCAAGGGGTATGAAATGACGGGCCTGGGGTATCTGGGGGCCGATCTCATTGTGGATGCAACCCGCGGGCCGGTAGTCATCGAGCTCAATGCAAGGCCCGGACTGGCCATCCAGCTGGCCAATGCCACCGGCCTTCGCCACCGCTTTGAAAAAGTCAAGGCGCACGCGATGACGCACCCTGGTGAGGACTGGAAAACCCGCCTTGAGTTCTCGACGCAGGCGTTTGGGAAAAAAATTGCCTTGCCGTAG
- a CDS encoding ATP-dependent zinc protease has product MSCFGQAVEAPAKEAPVKETPEKQEAPVKETPEKKEAPEKKEDAATPGDKPAEVKPVKAPEAPEAPQVMGWREWVWMVKPEFVLRAKLDTGAKTCSIHASNIQAVEVDGKKWVKFTISDPASDAGARLKHKAPVVRIAKVKNDSGGLDERYVVALTFKIGDHEKTGEFSLNDRSEMNYGVLIGRNMLRELGVVDSGREYVLKKPPGAPKRKKGSVQE; this is encoded by the coding sequence ATGTCATGTTTTGGGCAGGCGGTAGAGGCTCCGGCTAAAGAAGCACCCGTTAAGGAAACTCCCGAAAAGCAAGAAGCGCCCGTAAAAGAAACCCCTGAAAAGAAAGAAGCGCCTGAGAAGAAAGAGGATGCGGCAACGCCAGGAGACAAGCCGGCGGAGGTGAAGCCAGTCAAGGCCCCCGAGGCTCCCGAGGCTCCCCAGGTCATGGGGTGGCGGGAGTGGGTGTGGATGGTCAAACCGGAATTTGTATTACGCGCGAAGCTGGACACGGGCGCGAAGACGTGTTCGATCCATGCCTCGAACATCCAGGCCGTGGAGGTTGACGGCAAAAAATGGGTGAAGTTTACCATATCCGACCCCGCCAGTGATGCCGGCGCCCGTCTCAAGCACAAGGCACCCGTGGTGAGGATCGCCAAGGTCAAGAACGATTCGGGTGGACTCGACGAACGTTATGTCGTGGCGCTCACTTTTAAAATCGGCGACCACGAGAAAACCGGGGAATTCAGTTTGAACGATCGTAGCGAAATGAACTATGGGGTGCTGATTGGCCGCAATATGCTGCGGGAGTTGGGGGTCGTGGATTCCGGTCGGGAGTATGTCCTGAAAAAACCACCGGGCGCACCGAAACGTAAAAAAGGATCTGTGCAGGAGTAA
- a CDS encoding LamG domain-containing protein encodes MRYNTLLSTLLATGAAASMSCQAALIAHYTFDVDGTDAFGNHATLGDAASITASSKVGAGALSLSGAPSPDGGGNDGAYSGSDFTLGDHTRTIAFWMKATAGDHGDVNSTLISLGDTSANGTRFDIRVTGNKLRFEVGGGGTTTGATIADGSWHHIAIVVPTVGATVSASQYSIDGGTLTAFGGTTGATTVGINTVDNPLRLGESVVGTDDRDYKGLIDEVRIYDEALSQSAITALASVPEPSSAALLGLGGLALILRRRKG; translated from the coding sequence ATGAGATATAACACACTACTAAGCACCCTGCTCGCAACAGGTGCTGCTGCAAGCATGAGTTGCCAGGCGGCACTGATTGCCCACTACACCTTTGATGTCGATGGCACGGATGCCTTCGGAAACCATGCCACACTCGGCGATGCCGCGTCCATCACGGCGTCGTCCAAAGTCGGTGCCGGCGCTCTTTCGCTTTCAGGCGCGCCCTCTCCCGACGGAGGAGGCAATGACGGCGCGTATTCCGGAAGTGACTTCACCCTGGGGGATCACACGCGCACGATCGCCTTCTGGATGAAAGCCACGGCTGGTGATCACGGCGACGTCAACTCCACCCTGATCTCGCTCGGTGACACCTCCGCGAACGGAACGCGCTTCGATATCCGGGTAACGGGAAACAAGCTGCGTTTTGAAGTTGGAGGAGGAGGAACCACCACTGGAGCGACCATTGCCGACGGCTCCTGGCATCACATCGCCATCGTCGTCCCTACCGTCGGCGCCACAGTGTCCGCCTCACAATACTCCATCGACGGAGGCACCCTCACCGCATTTGGAGGAACCACTGGTGCCACGACCGTTGGAATCAATACTGTCGACAACCCCCTCCGCCTCGGAGAAAGTGTCGTCGGAACTGACGACCGCGACTACAAAGGCTTGATTGACGAGGTTCGAATTTACGACGAGGCGCTGAGCCAAAGTGCGATCACCGCTCTTGCCAGCGTGCCAGAGCCATCTTCCGCCGCCCTGCTCGGCCTCGGTGGACTGGCGCTGATACTCCGTCGCCGCAAGGGCTAA
- the ispG gene encoding (E)-4-hydroxy-3-methylbut-2-enyl-diphosphate synthase, with protein MHSDLHYCQDYFAYSRHKTREIMVGNVGIGGDNPIRVQSMITADTRDTEACVKEILELAEAGCEIARVTAQTKVYAENLEHIRDGVRAAGCDIPLVADIHFKPDAAFEAAKWVEKIRVNPGNYTDTKKFAIREYSDAQYAEELDRIREDFAPLVLLCKELGRAMRIGTNHGSLSDRIMNRYGDTPLGMCESALEFARIARDHDYHNFCFSMKASNPKVMVEAYRLLVARLEKEGPDWNYPIHLGVTEAGDGEDGRIKSAIGIGSLLADGVGDTIRVSLTEDSVYEIPVARALVDSIAHSHLLTDPTGAQRGTLSYNPFSYSRRHSHEMEINVHKLGKENTIRVFTSREKWDALAHKMDKLGDFTPEIVYEDSGVIAIDPYDSHAVMEINAMVEPQLVTVANSDVHDAAVIHAFRLLASKLAAHHPILLKDHLTPSTDPDADPLVNLLIASRNIGSLLCDGIGDAVLIQGEYNAEASLRLAYNILQAAGSRIFKTDYVACPSCGRTLFNLQETTQKVRAATGHLKGVRIAIMGCIVNGPGEMADADFGYVGGAPGKINLYVGKQAVKFNIPEAEAVERLIDLITEHGKWIDAPVASV; from the coding sequence ATGCACTCGGACCTTCACTACTGTCAGGATTACTTCGCATACTCACGCCACAAAACCCGTGAAATCATGGTTGGCAACGTCGGCATCGGCGGCGACAACCCGATCCGGGTGCAATCGATGATCACCGCCGACACCCGCGACACCGAAGCCTGTGTCAAAGAGATCCTCGAACTTGCCGAGGCTGGATGCGAGATCGCCCGCGTCACCGCACAAACCAAGGTCTACGCAGAAAACCTCGAACACATCCGCGATGGAGTGCGCGCCGCAGGTTGCGACATCCCACTGGTTGCCGACATCCATTTCAAACCCGACGCCGCCTTCGAAGCCGCCAAGTGGGTGGAAAAAATCCGCGTCAACCCGGGCAATTACACCGATACCAAAAAATTCGCCATCCGTGAATACTCCGACGCCCAGTATGCCGAGGAGTTGGATCGCATTCGCGAGGACTTTGCCCCCCTGGTCTTGCTCTGCAAAGAACTTGGCCGCGCCATGCGTATCGGGACGAACCACGGCTCGCTCTCCGACCGGATCATGAACCGCTACGGCGACACCCCGCTCGGCATGTGTGAGAGCGCCCTCGAGTTTGCCCGTATCGCCCGCGACCACGATTACCACAATTTCTGTTTCTCCATGAAGGCCAGCAACCCGAAGGTGATGGTCGAAGCCTACCGCCTGTTAGTTGCCCGGCTTGAAAAGGAGGGCCCCGACTGGAATTACCCCATTCACCTCGGTGTGACTGAGGCCGGCGACGGCGAGGACGGTCGTATCAAATCAGCCATCGGCATCGGATCCCTGTTAGCTGACGGCGTAGGCGACACCATCCGGGTGTCGCTCACCGAGGACTCCGTGTATGAAATACCTGTTGCCCGGGCGCTGGTGGACAGCATTGCCCACAGCCACCTCCTCACCGACCCCACGGGTGCGCAGCGGGGTACGCTCAGCTACAACCCCTTTTCCTACAGCCGCCGTCACAGCCATGAGATGGAGATCAATGTCCACAAGCTTGGCAAGGAAAACACCATCCGCGTGTTCACCTCCCGTGAAAAGTGGGACGCCCTCGCGCACAAGATGGACAAGTTGGGCGACTTCACACCGGAAATTGTCTACGAGGACTCCGGGGTCATCGCCATCGACCCCTACGACTCCCATGCCGTCATGGAAATCAATGCCATGGTTGAGCCGCAGCTGGTCACCGTTGCTAACAGCGACGTTCACGATGCCGCCGTTATCCATGCGTTCCGCCTGCTCGCCTCCAAGCTCGCCGCCCACCACCCGATCCTACTGAAAGATCATCTAACACCATCAACCGATCCAGATGCAGATCCCCTGGTCAACCTGCTGATTGCTTCACGCAACATTGGCTCGTTACTTTGTGATGGTATTGGCGATGCTGTTCTCATCCAGGGGGAATACAACGCCGAGGCATCACTTCGCCTCGCCTACAACATCCTGCAAGCGGCTGGATCCCGTATTTTCAAAACCGACTACGTCGCCTGTCCCTCCTGTGGCCGGACCCTTTTCAACCTACAGGAAACCACCCAGAAAGTGCGTGCGGCGACAGGTCACCTCAAGGGGGTTCGAATCGCCATCATGGGCTGTATCGTCAACGGCCCCGGGGAGATGGCCGACGCTGACTTCGGATACGTCGGCGGCGCCCCCGGCAAGATCAACCTCTACGTTGGCAAACAAGCGGTGAAGTTCAACATCCCCGAAGCCGAAGCCGTCGAGCGACTGATCGACCTGATCACCGAGCACGGCAAGTGGATCGATGCTCCGGTTGCTTCCGTGTAG
- a CDS encoding UUP1 family membrane protein, with the protein MLKKLFTLTGLVSTLIVMGAAGIIYKNQVLKVPLLPDQERGVWLVEARISYEAKGKPVKVVLALPGAGWESATEGQQISLGYGFSKDKENNLPIGMWSAREPKGRQLIYYRVRLEEGTGLYEFPQPRSAGIPKVAPVNAKGARQVALEAMMKSVEQRSADDGTYVAQVQQLIADKPTDESFTLLQRYYENKSPDEWERNLAMDLLRLGGIACRASFGVRLIEERGSHRAIRLIEYYDRAEKVWRVVLPDGGSLHNIVLWTRAQNLWEVSGGVNSEVTFTAIKERAPSGAAERMANSPWWVATISALPVSERAPFRYAALIPLGVLAVVLLRNLVGLVTLGTFMPVLLGLAFLELPMSAAMIMLLSMLSGGLMFRALLSKFNLLVVPRVAACVVIVTLFMMAVSLLSYKLGAVDGLRVTVFPMIVLAWTIERMSLIWDEEGAISAIYQVGGSLVAAFAAYGMMKIEVARYWVEYFPEVLLMLLAVILMLGRYTGYRLTELFRFRNAAEMEA; encoded by the coding sequence ATGCTCAAAAAATTATTCACCTTAACAGGTCTCGTCTCAACGCTTATCGTGATGGGAGCAGCTGGTATTATTTATAAAAACCAGGTGCTCAAAGTGCCGCTGCTACCAGACCAGGAACGTGGGGTGTGGTTGGTGGAGGCGAGGATCTCGTACGAAGCCAAGGGCAAGCCGGTGAAGGTGGTCCTGGCCCTGCCTGGGGCAGGTTGGGAGTCGGCCACAGAGGGTCAGCAGATTTCGCTGGGTTACGGGTTTTCCAAGGACAAGGAAAACAACCTCCCGATCGGGATGTGGTCGGCACGTGAACCCAAGGGAAGGCAGTTGATTTACTATCGTGTCCGCCTGGAGGAGGGGACCGGTTTGTATGAATTTCCACAGCCGAGATCGGCGGGGATTCCGAAAGTGGCGCCGGTCAACGCCAAGGGCGCCAGGCAGGTGGCGCTGGAGGCGATGATGAAGTCCGTCGAGCAACGCTCTGCGGATGACGGCACGTATGTGGCGCAAGTGCAGCAGTTGATTGCTGATAAGCCGACCGATGAGTCGTTCACCCTGCTGCAAAGGTACTACGAAAACAAATCCCCTGATGAGTGGGAGCGTAACCTGGCCATGGATTTGCTGAGGCTGGGAGGTATTGCATGCCGGGCCAGTTTTGGTGTTAGGCTCATCGAAGAGCGCGGCTCGCACCGGGCGATCCGGCTGATCGAGTACTATGACCGGGCTGAGAAAGTCTGGCGCGTCGTGCTTCCGGATGGCGGGAGTCTGCATAACATTGTGCTTTGGACACGGGCGCAGAATTTGTGGGAGGTTTCCGGTGGGGTCAACTCCGAGGTGACCTTCACTGCGATCAAGGAGCGGGCACCGTCCGGCGCGGCTGAGCGCATGGCGAATTCCCCGTGGTGGGTGGCTACCATTTCCGCCCTGCCTGTGAGTGAACGCGCACCATTCAGGTATGCCGCCCTGATTCCCCTGGGGGTGCTGGCCGTTGTCTTGCTGCGGAATCTTGTGGGACTGGTGACCTTGGGCACATTTATGCCTGTGTTGTTAGGTCTGGCGTTCCTGGAGCTTCCGATGAGTGCCGCGATGATCATGCTGCTGTCGATGTTGTCCGGGGGTCTGATGTTCCGGGCCCTGCTTTCCAAGTTCAACTTACTGGTGGTGCCACGAGTGGCCGCCTGTGTGGTGATTGTCACCCTGTTTATGATGGCGGTGAGTTTGTTGAGTTACAAACTGGGTGCCGTGGATGGTTTGAGGGTGACGGTGTTCCCGATGATCGTTCTTGCCTGGACCATTGAGCGTATGTCGCTGATCTGGGATGAGGAGGGTGCCATCAGCGCCATCTATCAGGTTGGCGGCAGTCTGGTGGCGGCATTTGCGGCCTATGGTATGATGAAAATCGAAGTCGCGCGCTACTGGGTGGAGTATTTTCCCGAGGTGCTGTTGATGCTGCTCGCGGTCATCCTGATGCTGGGTCGCTACACCGGATACAGGCTGACAGAATTATTCAGGTTCCGTAACGCCGCTGAGATGGAAGCATGA
- a CDS encoding PEP-CTERM sorting domain-containing protein, which translates to MKLPTKTPLFLLATMATCHAAAVLTTSESNFSTNQSVGLASQTWAGSISSTDLVQTGAPTFANRSYSATPHSAFGGATSDGVHDGGTGDANTSNCTFWVVGNLPMTITFDLNVATNTLGYDITSVDVFQGWTSSSGMQANQNYTIAVSTVGSAGYTDLITVNYNPFGTANDSHHYTHTQVTENSSGILASGVDSVRLTFLTPASSGGSDPGIVINEIDVQGVATVPEPSSAALLGLAGFGILLRRKR; encoded by the coding sequence ATGAAACTACCCACAAAAACCCCACTGTTCCTGCTTGCCACGATGGCGACCTGCCATGCTGCAGCAGTCCTCACCACCTCGGAGTCCAACTTTTCGACCAACCAATCTGTCGGACTGGCCAGCCAGACTTGGGCTGGCTCCATTTCCTCCACAGACCTCGTACAAACAGGCGCGCCCACTTTTGCGAACCGCAGCTACAGCGCCACACCCCATAGCGCCTTTGGCGGCGCGACCTCCGATGGGGTCCATGACGGAGGCACGGGCGACGCCAATACAAGCAACTGCACCTTCTGGGTAGTAGGTAATCTCCCTATGACAATCACCTTCGATCTGAACGTCGCCACCAATACACTGGGATACGACATCACCAGCGTCGATGTTTTCCAAGGCTGGACCTCGTCGTCGGGGATGCAAGCCAACCAGAACTACACGATTGCGGTCAGCACCGTGGGCTCGGCTGGCTATACAGATCTGATCACCGTCAATTACAACCCGTTCGGAACCGCAAACGACAGCCACCACTACACTCACACCCAGGTGACGGAAAACAGCTCGGGCATCCTCGCATCCGGCGTCGACAGCGTGCGCCTCACCTTCCTCACCCCCGCAAGCTCAGGTGGCTCAGATCCAGGAATCGTGATCAATGAAATCGATGTTCAAGGTGTGGCCACGGTTCCCGAGCCAAGCTCCGCCGCCCTGCTCGGTCTCGCGGGTTTCGGTATTCTGTTACGCCGCAAGCGCTAA
- a CDS encoding DMT family transporter, whose product MNTKAVIGLILCCAFWGISFPVIKAIMIELRDHSPAGSTLFFSSWIQMARFLLAGTLMFFLTLRLGHPTRLEIQQGLTLAFWGGTGMWLQADGLAYTEASTSAFLTQSYCVFLPLWVAFRDRRFPGKTTIVAVLLVLGGGAVLAGVSKDNLKIGRGELETMASAVFFTFQILALEKSRFAANRGRSVTLVMCLGITVIFLPITFITAPSPAVVLSMGSSASIILLTTLLALVCTVASFCLMNTYQRHVTATEAGLIYTTEPVFTACYALFLPGLIASLMGHPYANESLTNQLILGGSLIIAANLIVIHSMKKREPAHTIPIT is encoded by the coding sequence GTGAACACCAAAGCCGTTATCGGACTCATTCTCTGCTGTGCCTTCTGGGGGATTTCCTTTCCTGTCATCAAAGCGATCATGATCGAGCTGCGCGACCACAGCCCGGCTGGCTCCACCCTCTTCTTCTCAAGCTGGATCCAGATGGCGCGCTTTCTACTCGCCGGCACCCTCATGTTTTTCCTGACCCTGCGGCTCGGTCATCCTACACGCCTCGAAATCCAACAAGGCCTGACACTCGCATTCTGGGGTGGCACGGGCATGTGGCTGCAAGCCGACGGGCTGGCCTACACGGAAGCCTCCACCTCTGCCTTCCTCACCCAGAGCTACTGTGTTTTCCTCCCTCTTTGGGTCGCCTTCAGAGACCGCAGATTCCCAGGAAAAACAACCATCGTCGCCGTGCTTCTCGTCCTGGGTGGCGGTGCCGTTCTTGCCGGAGTCAGCAAAGACAATCTCAAGATCGGTCGCGGCGAACTGGAAACCATGGCCAGCGCGGTGTTCTTCACCTTCCAGATCCTCGCCTTGGAAAAATCCCGCTTTGCCGCCAACAGGGGCCGAAGCGTCACCCTGGTGATGTGCCTCGGTATCACCGTCATTTTCCTCCCTATCACATTCATCACCGCCCCAAGTCCAGCGGTCGTGCTGAGTATGGGCTCATCCGCGAGCATCATCCTGCTGACGACCCTTCTCGCCCTCGTTTGCACGGTGGCATCGTTCTGCCTGATGAACACCTACCAGCGCCACGTCACCGCCACCGAGGCCGGCCTCATCTACACCACCGAACCCGTCTTCACCGCCTGCTACGCCCTCTTCCTGCCCGGCCTCATCGCCAGCCTGATGGGCCACCCCTACGCCAACGAGTCCCTCACCAACCAACTCATCCTCGGCGGCTCCCTCATCATCGCCGCCAACCTGATTGTCATCCACTCGATGAAAAAACGCGAACCCGCCCACACCATCCCGATCACTTAG
- a CDS encoding metallophosphoesterase, which yields MKLPSLTQSLAVVTAGFLSLMPHAVAESDAGQDAPWTFVSIPDFLNVDTLYPQPGWEDALSYSLKAVKAENPDFVLVPGDLVMGRWETAEGIKKYAATYYPAWIKRMQAHGLKYYTAIGDHEIGDNPWRGAKVALVPNYKQAFVEYLKMPQNGPEHMLGTAFYFTHKNALVISVDVFEQDENGEVHAGVTGKQLAWLEEVLEKYKDIPHKIIMGHTPVLGPVRKKASSGLMTEKGRESAFWQTMARHKVDLYLCGEVHAITSKHADGVEQISHGGLYGYNPTVNYLVAKIDGDRIELELKELVISCTGEKLWQPGHNRPHESVIVPEHVQKQGYRSVGRLVLKHGQATPASARFGYFNDDAVTAALATEPIYSDDFDGDLSQWQIEQMPGGKTRINKGKLEINDAAGCTIWFKKELSGPVLIEYDATVLAKPQADGKAERFSDLNCFWMAQDLKTPDLLAGSDRGGNFANYHPLALYYVGYGGNRNSSTRFRRYPGDGTRPLLPENDLKTAPHLLKKRNPVGSGRLKIQLIASGSDIQFRRNDEVIFSIVDPDPLRKGWFGIRTVNSHIFIDNFRVYQLADGKE from the coding sequence TCCTGAGCCTTATGCCACATGCCGTAGCCGAGTCGGACGCTGGCCAGGACGCTCCGTGGACCTTTGTCAGCATTCCCGATTTCCTCAACGTGGACACCCTCTATCCGCAACCCGGCTGGGAGGATGCGCTCAGTTACAGCTTGAAAGCGGTGAAGGCGGAGAACCCCGACTTCGTGCTCGTGCCCGGCGATCTGGTCATGGGGCGCTGGGAAACCGCCGAAGGCATCAAGAAATACGCCGCCACCTACTACCCGGCATGGATCAAGCGCATGCAGGCGCACGGGCTGAAATACTACACCGCCATTGGCGACCACGAGATCGGTGACAACCCGTGGAGGGGTGCCAAGGTGGCCTTGGTGCCGAACTACAAACAAGCCTTCGTCGAGTATCTCAAGATGCCTCAAAACGGACCGGAGCACATGCTCGGCACCGCCTTTTATTTCACCCACAAAAATGCCCTCGTCATCTCGGTCGATGTTTTTGAACAGGATGAAAATGGAGAGGTCCACGCCGGCGTCACCGGCAAGCAACTGGCCTGGCTGGAAGAGGTGTTGGAAAAATACAAGGACATCCCCCACAAGATCATCATGGGCCACACACCGGTGCTCGGTCCGGTTAGAAAAAAAGCATCCAGCGGCCTGATGACGGAAAAGGGGCGCGAGTCCGCCTTCTGGCAGACGATGGCGCGGCACAAGGTCGACCTCTACCTCTGCGGCGAAGTGCATGCCATCACCAGCAAACACGCCGACGGCGTCGAGCAGATCTCCCACGGCGGACTCTACGGCTACAACCCGACCGTCAACTACCTCGTTGCCAAAATCGACGGCGACCGCATCGAGCTGGAACTCAAGGAACTGGTCATCAGCTGCACCGGAGAAAAACTCTGGCAGCCCGGCCACAACCGCCCGCACGAGTCCGTCATCGTACCGGAACACGTGCAGAAACAAGGGTATCGCAGCGTCGGTCGACTGGTGCTCAAACACGGCCAAGCCACCCCCGCGAGCGCACGTTTCGGCTACTTCAACGACGACGCCGTCACCGCCGCACTCGCCACCGAACCCATCTACAGCGACGACTTCGACGGCGACCTCAGCCAGTGGCAGATCGAGCAGATGCCCGGCGGTAAAACCCGAATCAACAAAGGCAAACTGGAGATCAACGACGCCGCCGGCTGCACCATCTGGTTCAAAAAGGAACTCTCCGGCCCGGTGCTGATCGAGTATGACGCCACCGTGCTCGCCAAACCGCAGGCCGACGGCAAAGCCGAGCGCTTCAGCGACCTCAACTGCTTCTGGATGGCGCAGGACCTGAAAACCCCCGACCTGCTCGCCGGCAGCGATCGCGGCGGCAATTTCGCCAACTACCACCCGCTGGCACTCTACTACGTCGGCTACGGCGGAAACCGCAACAGCTCCACCCGCTTCCGTCGTTACCCGGGCGACGGCACCCGCCCGCTGCTGCCGGAAAACGATCTGAAAACCGCACCGCACCTGTTGAAAAAACGCAATCCGGTAGGCAGCGGCAGACTCAAGATCCAGCTCATCGCCAGCGGCAGCGACATCCAGTTCCGCCGCAACGACGAAGTCATCTTCAGCATTGTCGATCCCGACCCGCTGCGCAAGGGCTGGTTCGGCATCCGCACCGTCAACAGCCACATCTTCATCGACAACTTCCGCGTTTACCAACTCGCTGACGGAAAAGAATAA
- a CDS encoding arsenate reductase — protein MAVAEETGADYEVILYIKTPPGREELEKIVAALEDPVEDLVRKDSKFKKLELNPDDYVGNPQAVVDILLKHKQLLQRPVLLRGKKAIIGRPKQRIIDFLKGKN, from the coding sequence TTGGCGGTCGCCGAGGAAACGGGAGCCGATTACGAAGTGATCCTCTACATCAAGACGCCTCCTGGGCGTGAAGAACTGGAAAAAATCGTCGCCGCCCTGGAAGACCCGGTCGAGGACCTGGTCAGGAAAGACTCGAAATTCAAGAAACTGGAACTCAACCCGGACGACTACGTAGGCAATCCGCAGGCCGTGGTTGACATTTTGCTCAAGCACAAGCAACTACTCCAGCGGCCGGTGTTATTGCGCGGCAAGAAAGCGATCATTGGTCGGCCCAAGCAGCGGATCATCGACTTTTTAAAGGGAAAAAACTAA